GGGAAGAGCCGAAGAATATTCAAGCACAGGTAGGTAGTGACGATGACTTCGGTGGGATCTTTTATTATGGAATTGGTGACATCCCATTTGTTTGCGCTTCCGCTGGAGATGGCATAGAGTTGCAAGAAAGAGAACTACACTTCGTTTTCTGAATGGCCCCATGCAACAACAGCATGACAAGCTTTTGATTAATCAACCAGCCAGGTGCAGTACAATGTTTTTTGTTGGAAGATTTTAGGAACAGATCGATCGTGTTGAAATGGTGTCTGCGTgagtgtctatatatatatatatggacataaGTTGCTATTTACTTGTAATTAAACTTCACTACCACTTGGCCCGCCAAATGTACATGTCATAATACACCAATGCACATTTCAAGATTTGTCACTTTTGACCTTCAAAGTGAGCATTGCTCTCCGACTTGAAATGGCAAGGATGTGTTCTACCCGTGTATATGATACTATGTCATTTACAAATTTGCAATTACACGACAACATATTTTACAAATTGAATCTTAAAAATGGGATGGAAGATCAGTGAGAGAATAAATAATCAAAGAATAAGAATTTTCCACCTTTAAGGGGCTTGGGAAAATCTCAATACCAGACCAAACCCAAAAACCAAGAGACATTAGGATAATTCGATTAATGCTGCACATACTTGGACGAGTTAGACACCTGGACTCAAATATGTGGTGTAACTAGCACCAGTTCGACATCATGGTTAAAACCAAAGTTCTAAATGCATAACTCATACGATCTCATcagatgctatatatatatatatatatatatatatatattatcatcacCATCAACAAATAATGAGTATGTTTCCGTTTTCTGTGCGTGAGATAAGATGTATATTTCCGACCCAAATTCAACTTCCCCCAAAATGCTATGTACTAAAAAGTTCACCGGGCAAGTCAAGTAATTAGAGCATAAAACTCACAATAAGAAGAATCCATAAAACAATATAAGCAACAGAGCAAAGTGCCAGCTCGTACAGCAGTGAATGTTTGGGGCAATCTGAGAATATAGGTTCAGTGAAGGTAGCAGCAAGCTAAACTTTTCCAtaccaaaaggaaaaatataaacattCACCAAGAATATCATTATTAGTTTTATAGTAGTCACctagaaacaaaacaagaacagCAAAAATGCATAAGAAACACCATAGAAGTTCCACCAGAGTGCATCTTGCTAAGATTCATCCAGTAAGTCAAGAAATTACGACATGCaactgaaaaatatttagaacTTAGAAAACAGTTTAGCAATAGGGCCAAGTGCAAACTCAAACTGCCTCAAATGTTTTGATGAACTGAATACTAGTTTCTGACCTCTGACTTGCCTCTCTTTCAAAATACATGTGCTGTAGCCTGTATTGCATTCAAAAGATACAAACTTTGGCTCCTCTGAAGAGCGTCAAaattgctttcttttatttttgaacagTTTGTCTCTTCTTGCATAAACATAAAAGAGCGCTAGGAAACCTGCTGCAGACAAAGAAACTGAAGTCCATGGAAATGGTGGGTCCTTGAAGCATACCAGTGATGCCTCCAGTTCTTCTGAAGCATGATAGACGAGAGAGTGGATGGCATACAGATCATGATCCGAAGACCTCACGTAGTACAAAGCCATCTTGAAATCCAAATGTGACAAAGCAGAAACTGCTTTGTCAAGCTTGTACTTATACAAGTTCCACCTTTGTATGAACTCAGCATGCCGACTCGGTTTAAGCAGCTTCCTATCTCCACCATGTGCAGCAATGGATTCAATAACGTCAATGGCACTCGTTATACTGTAATTCAATGATGTCAAAAGAATATTCCTCCTAGCTGCATCCTTCTGCACAAATGACATCGATGAAATCTCTGAGAATGGCCCAAAGGGAGTCTGCCCTACACTCCATGTGTAATCCACCAGAGTACTATTATGCCTTGGGCTCCACAACAAATGGGTAGGGGACACTCCCCACATACTCTGCAGAATCGAACCAACAAGCGGCCGCTCAAGCTCCCTAGTCTTAGTAAACACATGACGACCATTACAGCTATAATCACTCACAGTCTGCGTGTTCTTTGTCCTCACTGCAATAACCATATCTTTGAAAGCAACTGACTGGTGATACCGGTCTAGCAACAAGAGCATATGGTAATCCAAATCAAACACGTAAACCGGAAGAACCCTACCGAACTCCTCCTCTGGAATCCCCGCCACCCTCCTAAACTCGTCGGCCGAGTCAGTCAAAATCTGATGCAAACGCTTCGAGTCCAAATACTCGCTCACAATCAGAGTATAATTATCGAACAAAAACCTCGACGTATATGAATTGATCGACCTAGAAACCGCGAACGAGCAAATCGGACACTCAGAAAAACTCACCTCATAAGTcttgaacctcaaggactgaTCACCCAACAACAACCCACCCTCATTAGCCTCATCCATAAACGTCCTCTGAATCTGTTTCCAATCCAAGCCACTTGAATCCCTTCCGCTCTCCGATCCATGAAAATGTATAAACTGAACTACCAACGATGTCTCAAAAGGAACAGGAATTCTCAGAGAGGGCACAAGAAGTACCTGGTAGGCGCTCCAGACCAGGGACGCCAGGTCCCTCAGCAGCGCCTTCTGCGACTTGGGGCGGCCGTGGAGGGCAGCGAGCGGGTGAAACTCGCCGCGGGGGAGCACACCGTCCCCGGACAACGCCGGGCCGTAATCGACCGGTCCCGCAGCCAAATCGATCCAAAGGTACCGATCCTTGGCGGTCCAGAGGGTGCCGAGGCAATTGGTGAAGCCAGGGGAGGAGTCCCCGTGGGAGTAGGTGTAGGCATAGGGTTTAGATTGGTTGCCGAGATTGAGGAGGTAGAGGACGATTCCGTCGGGGGGCTTTTCCTTGTCGAAGTCGTCGCGGAGGTGGGCGTCGATGGAGGAGAAGGGGATGGGGAGGAGAGACGAGCGGAGGGAAGAAGGGGTTTCGGAGATTTGGGATGAGAGGGTATGGGAGAGGAGAGTTGAGAGGGAAGTGGGGGAGAAAGAGACGTCGAGATGGAGGGAGTGTTTGATGGGGAGGGTATGGGATTGGGTGGGGAAGGGGGAGATAGCATGGAAGTGGTGGAGGGGTTGTGAGGCGGAGGAGAGGAATGAGGAGAGGAGGGAGCGGGAATCGGGGGGAAAGGATCCGACAAGGCGGATGTGGAGGGAGACGGGGAGGGAGAAGGAGAGGAGGGAGGAGACAATGGAGGGGAGGTGGGGTTGGGGGAGGTGGGAGTAGAGCGATTTCCTTAGGGAGGACGGGAGGGAGAGGTAGGAGTCGTTGGTGGCCTGCGGGTCGTTTCTGGATTGATGGCTTAGGAAGTAGTCTAGGCCTAGAATTGGGGCCGCCGAGATGGTGGTGGCGGCGGAGAGGAGGAGAAAGAGNNNNNNNNNNNNNNNNNNNNNNNNNNNNNNNNNNNNNNNNNNNNNNNNNNNNNNNNNNNNNNNNNNNNNNNNNNNNNNNNNNNNNNNNNNNNNNNNNNNNAACCACTTTGCCACAagctaattttgttttgtaaacaCTAGCACAACTACCGGTTCCAATACAATATTTGAGATCAAAGTACTCGGTTGCTTCAATGATGTCTTCATATGTAATATGTCCATCATAATTCAATATCGCGAACAAGtttccattcctgtttttttttttttttttttaattttattttttatcaactcAAGTTGAGTTTTCTTGGCCATGCATCAAGACAGGAGAAAGCTCCAAAGAACTAAGAATCCAAGTGAAATGATGACAAGAACAGAAAATGTCACTTTGGttacaattgattttttgttgttgttactGTTATTGTTATTAGGGCAAGGAGGGAAATACACGAAAACACCGCATAAACCCCCGTTGCCAATTAATGTGTTGTATGAATGATAATGATCATAATCATATTGAATCGGACCTTTCAAAGAATTGTATGCCAAGTTGATTATCTCAATAGAAATGCAAGTACGAGGAATGTTGCCAGTAAGATTATTGTGGCTGATATCCAAAAACGATAGATTGCATACTGTGCAAAGGTCAACGAGTATTTCTGCACTCATAAAGTTTTGACTAAGATTGGTTAAAAGTGAAAGAGATGAAGGAATTGGACCAataatttgattatt
This window of the Corylus avellana chromosome ca5, CavTom2PMs-1.0 genome carries:
- the LOC132183428 gene encoding uncharacterized protein LOC132183428, which codes for LLLSAATTISAAPILGLDYFLSHQSRNDPQATNDSYLSLPSSLRKSLYSHLPQPHLPSIVSSLLSFSLPVSLHIRLVGSFPPDSRSLLSSFLSSASQPLHHFHAISPFPTQSHTLPIKHSLHLDVSFSPTSLSTLLSHTLSSQISETPSSLRSSLLPIPFSSIDAHLRDDFDKEKPPDGIVLYLLNLGNQSKPYAYTYSHGDSSPGFTNCLGTLWTAKDRYLWIDLAAGPVDYGPALSGDGVLPRGEFHPLAALHGRPKSQKALLRDLASLVWSAYQVLLVPSLRIPVPFETSLVVQFIHFHGSESGRDSSGLDWKQIQRTFMDEANEGGLLLGDQSLRFKTYEVSFSECPICSFAVSRSINSYTSRFLFDNYTLIVSEYLDSKRLHQILTDSADEFRRVAGIPEEEFGRVLPVYVFDLDYHMLLLLDRYHQSVAFKDMVIAVRTKNTQTVSDYSCNGRHVFTKTRELERPLVGSILQSMWGVSPTHLLWSPRHNSTLVDYTWSVGQTPFGPFSEISSMSFVQKDAARRNILLTSLNYSITSAIDVIESIAAHGGDRKLLKPSRHAEFIQRWNLYKYKLDKAVSALSHLDFKMALYYVRSSDHDLYAIHSLVYHASEELEASLVCFKDPPFPWTSVSLSAAGFLALFYVYARRDKLFKNKRKQF